Proteins encoded within one genomic window of Lampris incognitus isolate fLamInc1 chromosome 1, fLamInc1.hap2, whole genome shotgun sequence:
- the ubxn1 gene encoding UBX domain-containing protein 1, translating into MAELTTLESLLEMGFGRNRAEKAVANTGNQGIERAMDWLVEHENDPDIDEPYVPPVGSVLGDASESQPIPAQPTVADNAEVTEGVDMTLEDEEGNGRRPMTEDEKREQVKRLEELMRVKQAERRERERQEEVEREKQRRKQGQELLQIRQKLQDDEMKKLADERRREKMEDKMAKQRVKEKIARDREERAQKFGGGGSTSTAVTSSLTQPSPSSPTSQGPPPTKKEYDECRIQVRLLDGSAITAVFKAQEPLAAVRVYVQMNGNTPEGQDFTLLSPYPRHVYTELDMEKPLKELGLVPSAVLVVTKK; encoded by the exons ATGGCAGAACTAACAACGCTGGAGAGCCTGCTGGAAATGGGCTTTGGCAGAAACAGAGC ggAGAAGGCGGTGGCAAACACAGGGAACCAGGGGATAGAACGAGCCATGGACTG GTTAGTGGAGCATGAAAATGACCCTGACATTGATGAGCCCTATGTGCCCCCTGTGGGCAGCGTCCTTGGAGATGCATCAGAGAGCCAGCCAATCCCAGCACAACCCACAGTAGCAGACAACGCTGAAG TGACAGAGGGTGTAGACATGACCCTAGAGGACGAGGAGGGGAATGGCAGGCGGCCGATGACGGAGGATGAAAAACGTGAGCAAGTCAAAAG GCTAGAAGAGCTGATGCGGGTGAAGCAGGCGgagcggagagagagggagcggcaggaggaggtggagagagagaagcagcggAGGAAGCAGGGCCAAGAGCTGCTGCAGATCCGACAGAAGCTGCAGGATGATGAGATGAAGAAACTGGCCGATGAGCGCaggagagagaagatggaggaCAAAATGGCCAA GCAAAGGGTTAAAGAGAAGATAGCAcgtgacagagaggagagagcacaAAAG TTTGGAGGTGGGGGGTCCACCAGCACGGCGGTGACCTCTTCCCTCACCCAGCCCAGCCCCTCATCGCCCACCAGTCAGGGCCCGCCACCAACCAAGAAGGAGTATGATGAGTGCAGGATACAG GTGCGTCTGCTGGATGGCTCGGCCATCACGGCGGTCTTCAAAGCCCAGGAGCCGCTGGCAGCAGTGCGCGTCTATGTACAGATGAACGGCAACACGCCCGAGGGCCAGGACTTCACGCTGCTGTCACCCTATCCTCGCCACGTCTACACCGAGTTGGATATGGAGAAGCCCCTCAAAGAGCTGG